Proteins co-encoded in one Montipora capricornis isolate CH-2021 chromosome 12, ASM3666992v2, whole genome shotgun sequence genomic window:
- the LOC138025479 gene encoding melatonin receptor type 1A-like, giving the protein MVSSSTIIADGSPLYKELATRSISSTIGESFLHAFIVSVGTLGNVAVLLVLYKNPRLCNVTAYFVISLAISDVIMLDICAPFSIGVLIVGDWIFGYLICQIQGFLVMWVACASLGTLALVAINRYFRIVKSSMYRVIFTSAKAKLIVLGGWLAALSTPLTYTAAGKDYVFQPGKFFCYFESKFSLLILPFYIFIGISLVILIVCYLRVFKALKIHERTVAKNLRNGNTRKVSLSLEDIKVTKILFVTVVAFIFCWTPILVLDVVDNFLGSGWELNRETYYMYTTFGISSSAINPIIYGVMNPSHRRAYLKLLGIHRVGRVDVEVPANVHDHPRTKAVETHLRELDNLSIS; this is encoded by the exons ATGGTTTCTTCTTCAACGATAATCGCAGACGGGTCCCCTCTTTATAAAGAACTCGCTACGCGTTCGATTTCCTCCACTATTGGCGAATCGTTTTTACACGCTTTTATCGTATCCGTCGGCACTCTTGGTAACGTTGCAGTGTTGTTGGTATTGTATAAAAATCCCCGACTGTGTAACGTTACCGCTTATTTTGTGATTTCCTTGGCCATATCTGATGTCATCATGTTGGACATCTGTGCACCATTTTCTATTGGTGTTCTAATCGTTGGAGATTGGATTTTTGGGTACCTTATTTGTCAGATCCAGGGATTCCTTGTTATGTGGGTAGCTTGCGCTTCACTCGGCACCCTTGCTTTGGTAGCGATAAACCG GTATTTCCGCATCGTTAAATCCTCGATGTATAGAGTCATTTTCACTTCAGCCAAAGCCAAACTTATAGTCCTTGGAGGCTGGCTTGCGGCCTTATCAACTCCTCTGACATACACCGCCGCTGGTAAGGATTACGTGTTTCAACCCGGGAAATTCTTTTGTTACTTTGAGTCCAAGTTTTCGTTGCTGATTCTTCCATTCTACATCTTCATCGGAATATCATTGGTAATTTTGATCGTTTGCTACCTAAGAGTTTTCAAAGCGCTTAAAATCCATGAGAGAACTGTGGCAAAGAATCTCCGGAACGGAAATACAAGAAAGGTCTCTCTCTCATTAGAGGAtattaaggtaacaaaaatctTGTTTGTAACCGTGGTTGCCTTTATCTTCTGCTGGACTCCAATTTTAGTCCTGGATGTTGTGGATAACTTTCTCGGGTCgggatgggaattgaaccgcGAAACCTATTACATGTATACTACATTTGGCATTTCCAGTTCAGCGATAAACCCCATCATTTACGGCGTCATGAATCCTTCTCATCGGAGAGCCTACTTAAAGTTGCTCGGAATTCATCGTGTGGGACGCGTAGACGTGGAAGTGCCAGCGAACGTACACGATCACCCAAGGACCAAGGCTGTAGAAACACATTTGCGGGAACTGGACAATTTGTCGATCAGCTGA